ATGAAGAGAAGAATGAAGAGTGTTGTGAGACTGTGTTTCCTGATTTTCCTTTTATTGGAAGCCATGTGGTGTTGTGAAGGATGTTGGAAGGAGGAGAGAGAAGCACTTTTAGGCATAAATCCCCTTTGGGACTCTTCTTATTTCACTCCGAATGTCCACACGGATTGCTGTGAATGGGATGGAGTGTACTGCAACTCCTCCACAGGGAGAGTGGCGCAACTCCATCTTTCTTATAACTATTGGAATTCTGACAGCGaacaatatattaattactCGGAATTTTCTGTCTTGAAAGATTTGAAGAACCTCAGCTTGTTTGGTAATATAGTTGGTTGTGTGGGCGGTAAAGGTATTCTTCACTAAAACTTCCTTCATCTTTACTTACTCAACACTACCAATATGTgtgttatgttttatatatgGAATACTcattatttcaactttattttacATACTTCCCAGACTTGCCAAATCTCCAGCTCCTTGACTTGACGGGTAACACGCTAGATACTGCTGCCCTTTTATCTTGTTTGGATGGCCTTCCATCTCTTAAGTCTCTTTCTTTAAGACATAACAGCTTCAATACATCTTCATTGAACCACGGTGAGActaccaattttttatttattttaagaaatcacaacaatattatatattttttattatcatgaaGATCTTCTAAATTTTTAcactatattttctttttttacatttgTTGGGTTCTTTCACAACTTTTTTGGTgcatatatataagtttttgaAAGTGTGTCACCAAAGCTGCATAGTAATCTGGAGGTTCTTGACATAAGTGGGAACTATTTGAGTAATGACATCTTGGCATCCTTAGAGGGATTCACTTCTTTAAAGGAACTCAATTTGGCTGAAACTCAATTGGACTCAGATCTTAACATTCAAGGtaactttttcatttcattaataaagCTGAGTAGTTGTTAATTAAGGGATTACATATTCCTTGCAGGTTTATGCTCAAGATTGAGGAATCTTGAGATTCTTGACTTGTCCTACAACAACTTCAACCACACTGATATTGGCTCTGCTCTTAGTGGACTCTCATCCCTCAactctttatatttaataaacagTCAATTGAGTTGGAGATCAATTTATAGTAATCCCCATATACTTTTCATATTATAGAAATCTTCatcatttgtttgttttttattacaaaatatatctAACTGTCTATAATCGAAATATGTATTGTTAGATATTTCAAAATTGAGTTCTTTGGAAAAGCTTCACTTAGGCTCGAACAACTTGAACGAGTCTGGGAGTATATTGAGGCCTTTCAAAGGTAAGTTgtgattaataatattttatagtattttatttagaGTAGATATCACTCTACTTCAACATACACATATATGCATCTCCTTATTCTTAATTAGTGAGTATTGATAAGCTGATGCTTtcgattttgtttttatcagAGAATGACACATTTAAATGGCCAACCAATTTACAACGCCTAAGCCTATGGTCTAACGGTTTGAGCAACAGATTTGTTTCATTTCTGAGAGGCCTTCCACATCTCCAATTTCTTGATTTAAGCCACAATCAACTAGAAGGATCGTTGGATATAAGCGGTTGGTATTTTTATCCATTATTACGTTctaatattttagttaatataGTATTCAATTATTTGTTAGAAGTAGTGATTTAATAGGACtctataataaacataatacacTTAATTACAAATCATaattactttaatgttaagataattaatattaaaagtgtCCACAAACTACCGTATAtataatagtttatattataaaatattttaaaaaaagtacacTTGTTTATTTAAGTAGTTGTGACTTCTTTCCAATATGCATgctccctatttttatagtgatTACAGATAAGTCGATGCTTTCAGTTTTTAAgagtagaaaaaataattttacctaCAATCAATCTAAGTTATAGAACTAATTGTAAAATTACGAATACAGTATATGTgaacattttattatattttctaattgtttaattaaattaaaatttaaaatatgttaaggCCTTTGAAAGGTTAGGTTGCGATTAATATttcctaatattttatttaaagtagaTATCACTCCATTTCAACATATGCATACGCATCCTCCTTATTCTTAATTAGCAAATAGACTCATgcttttcttctgttttttttttcttatcagaGAATGACACATTTAAATGGCCAACCAATTTACAGCACCTAGACCTGAGTTTAAACAGATTAAACAACAGATTTGTTTCATCTTTAAGGGGCCTTTCACATCTTCAATTTCTTGATTTAAGCCACAATCGATTAGAAGGAGTACTCGATGTAACCGGTCAGTATACTTTTATAGATTATTTTAGGACATTCATTATTTATCGCTTTAttctaatgttttaaaattaagatttgattattcatttattttaaaagataagatTTTAACCGGTCATTCTATACTAAAAAATTACTCATTTTAATCTTGCAAATAtcactttaataatttttaatccatatattacttttaattttgttaactttataatatataataccagtactaaaagagattaaaaataatatgtataatattaacGACTAATATATATCCAAAGTTAATTTATCCGATAATGACCTCCATCCTGGAAATAGTCAACACAAACTTCTAACATCAGCTAATTTACCTACATATGATATGAGAGAGTAAGTTCAACATAATGTTAGTTATCAAGTTCTTGTTTCTTTATCAAATACTTAGTAAAAAGTATTTAGagattatttatctattttccAATGCTTATTTATCAAGTCTTAGTAAAAGTtgaaatttacatttatatctTTCATTAAACATAGTCAACATTTAGAGGTTAAACTTACACTAGAtgttggaaaaataaaagttttggtTATTTGAAAGTAAACTAGTTTTGATGCTTCTGAGCGAAGAAAAATATAACTCttcattgatttttattatttttttcttttgcaggaTTATCGACTTTATCCAATTTGACGAAGCTTTATCTAGGGGATAATGATATCCATAATTTTGTGGCCCATCAAggtattaaagaaaaaacattgatttaaaatggtttaattaattgtttagGGACAAAGAAAAGATGTATTAGATATATTCATAATACTAACACATTGCTGAATCCCATAATTCTGTCAAAagttcatatatttatttttgcacAAAATATATTTGTCACCTTCTTAGAGATACATGATCTATCCAATTTAGCCCAGTTAaagtttgtttactttttttaattcaatttacaTATGTTTCAGGCCCAATAAGTCTCAGTAGGTTGGATTTTCTTGATTTAGATTGGAATATGATAGATGGAGACAAACTAAGAGAGTCATTACGAGCTTTATCATCATCCATTAGAGAGCTTTCCATATCTGCCAATTACTTGAAAGGAACAATTGTAGCTGACGGTagtaatatttatgatttttacaACATTCATTTCATAGTTGTTACattaagattaatattttttttttctgctggACAGATTTTCATGATTTAAGGAAGCTAGAACGATTGACATTGGATGGAAATAATAACATGAAGaatgaatttttcaaaagtattgGAAACTTGACGTCCTTAAAAACACTTTCTCTTTCACACTGTCATATAAATGACACCCTTCCCACAGCtggtaattatattattatttaatgctATTCGTGAAATACATGCTCTATACAATTATTTTGTTAGTTTGATAGAAATCTTTATATCTTATTATAACCCTTGCAAAATGTTTTCTtgctttttcaaattttcattcagATTGGTCTAAGATGAAAAAGTTGGAAGAATTATATCTAATAGATAATGGATTTGAAGGATTTCTTCCCGATTCTTTCGTTAACATGACATCTCTTCGGAAATTGGAACTTtctcaaaataatttcattggAAGGTTTGACTCTAAAATTGCAACACTTACATCACTTGAAGAATTTGGTTTTATAGAAAACCAATTTGAAGTtcctatttctttttcatcatttGTCAATCATTCAAACCTTATAGCCATAAGGGGTAAAggcaataaaattatattggaCTCACAACACAATTTGCACACTTGGATTCCAAAATTTCAATTACGCAAGCTTAGTTTGTCTTCAAGCATTGGAACTAGTTCTTTTCAGCTCCCCAAATTTCTTCTTTAtcaaaaagatttaattatacTAGAGTTCACTAGTTTGAAGTTGGAAGGAAGTTTTCCTCATTGGTTGTTGGAAAACAACACAAAACTGATTGAAGTTACTTTTAGAAACTGTTCCTTGACTGGTACCATGCAATTACCATTGCGTCCTCTTCTTGGATTATGGAATATTGATGTGTCTAACAATATCATAATTGGTGAAATTCCAAGGAAGAATATTAGTTCAATTTTTCCAAATTTGGAAAATCTAAACTTGTCAAGAAACTTGATCCAAGGTTCAATTCCTCGTGAGTTTGGCCAAATGAAGTTATTGACTGAGTTGGATCTTTCAATCAACCAATTGTCTGGAGAAATATCGGATGACATATTTGAAGATGGACAACAACTCACTACCttgatattttcaaataataagcTCGAGGGATCCATCTTTACAATACCCGCTAATTTGAAGTATCTATCATTGAATGATAATAACTTTAGTGGTAAACTTCCGAGAAGGATCTTTAACACATCTATCATTTCATTGGACATAAGCAATAATCATTTTGTAGGACACATTCCAagaattttgacaaatttttcagGATTATCAGAATTTCGTATGTCGAATAACCACTTTCAAGGGTTCATTCCATTAGAATTGGCACAACAACTTACAGATCTAAGTTATTTAGATCTCTCCCAAAATAATTTGACTGGTCTTGTGCCATCATTTCTAAATTCTTCTGTGAAATCTATCCATTTGAGCAATAACCATTTAATAGGATTGTCTAAACAAATGTTCAATGGAAACTCTCCTTTAGTGATGTTAGACCTTAGCTACAATGAAATATCTGGCAACATTCAAGATTTAACACAAGACCTTAGTTATACGAAGTtgaattttctccttttaaaaGGTAATCACATTAATGGGGATATACCTAAGCAATTATGTCAGTTGATATATTTAACCATGTTGGATCTTTCAGACAATAAATTTTCTGGAGAAATTCCCCATTGCTTGGGGACAATGCCGTTTGATAATAAGAACCTTGATCCATTATTAAAAGCATCAAAGGGAAGCTTCATTATTGAAGAATATAGTCAAGCACCATTAGCATCAGAGTATAAGAAAGAGAAAGCAAGTTTCACTTCAAAGAGAAGTACTTATACTTACATAGGAAGCATCCTTATTTACATGTCAGGAATTAATTTATCCCAAAATAAACTAAAGGGGAATATCCCATACGAGCTTGGAAACTTGACAAGAATCAAAACATTGAACTTGTCTCATAATGATTTGAGTGGACAAATTCCAAATTCATTCTCGAATTTGGAGCAAATAGAGAGTTTAGATCTTTCTTTTAACAAGTTGAATGGTCAAATTCCTCCAAAGCTCAATATCCTAATCTCACTTGAAGTGTTAAGTGTGGCACACAACAATTTATCAGGCCCAATACCTGAATGGACAAACCAATTTGCCACATTTGATGAGAGTAGCTACGAGGGTAACCCATTCCTTTGTGGACCTCCACTACTAAAGAGTTGCAATCTATCTTCTACAATTATTCCAAATGAGACAAATACTCACAAAGGTAATGATAGTTTGTTGGACATCTATGTCTTTTGTATGAGCTTTGTCGTGTCATACCCATTAGCACTGATAGCAACCATTGGAGCTTTATACATCAATCCTTACTTGAGGCAAGCATGGTTTTACTACATGGAATTGGTCAGTTTAAATGGTTACTACTTTATAGTGGACAATTTTTGTAGGCTTTGTAGTGTGAGAAATATATAACGTGTACTTGTATCCCCAAGATATTTGTTTTAGATTGATTCAATAAAGTAAATCATGTAAGTGTTTCTAATTCAAGTTAATATAAGTAAATAGCAAATAAACATTAATTCCATGTATTTCTAATTTAAATGAAACCTAACTCTAACCAACAAATTCATCACATTTCAACATTTATCACTAGTGTGGATTCGACATTTTACTTCACTTATAGACCTCGGTTATTGCGGAACCTCCATTTCCCCCAaagtccataaagtttggtaggatagcatgtgcaaaatttataattcaaatatacagtagtattgattaggataatatttgaattgtggatgatttttaattatcttttaaatatatttggatTGTGAAcgtttcataaaatattttgttctgtCTGTTCTggtttatggaaaaaaaatatggaggtttaaatgtgggaataatcataaaacataaatcatattaaaaaaaattgcacattAGACCTCGGTTCTTACCACAATAGAGGCCAAAAAGAGGTCTACGGCCTCGGTTCTTacaataaccgaggccaaaaggtctttgaagattttatttaattaaatattttttgactaCATGGCTTCGGTTCAACCACAACCAGGGCAGAAAAGTTTCCTATATGGTCTCGAGTTGACTAGAACCGAGGTAGAAAATGGGTGTTTTTTAATTCGATCAACACCCGAGACCAAAAGCTACCTCCTTTTTGCCTCATCCTAATATACCTCGATTCTGGAATCGGAGCAGAATAGTGAAAATAATCGGAACCAAAAGTCCTGAATACAGTGGTGTATGAAttgaacttaattaaataaatttaagatattaacTTCTCCTACATAGAGACATCTTGTATTGCAAGAAACACAATTTCAGTACCAAAAAACACCCCAAGCAAGGGAATAAAACTCAAAAGCTTTAGCATATGCAACCAACACCTCCATTATTTCATATTAGTATAACTTTCCTCCTCCTCAATTGATTGAGATAGATGAAGGATAAAAATCCcaccaattaaaaaaaaaaaagagaaatttataGGATCAATTGTTTGAGAAATATGAGTTTACACATATCAAGATTATGATAGACTCAATCATAAAATAGATGGATGATTAATCTCGAATCATAGAGAAAGTGaagataattttaaagaaatgaatTCTTAGAATAAATGAagaatgaattttttctttttggatctattttattcatttaatttaaagcTGCATCTCTTAACCTGAATGTG
This region of Vigna unguiculata cultivar IT97K-499-35 chromosome 5, ASM411807v1, whole genome shotgun sequence genomic DNA includes:
- the LOC114183818 gene encoding receptor like protein 21-like isoform X2, producing MWMKRRMKSVVRLCFLIFLLLEAMWCCEGCWKEEREALLGINPLWDSSYFTPNVHTDCCEWDGVYCNSSTGRVAQLHLSYNYWNSDSEQYINYSEFSVLKDLKNLSLFGNIVGCVGGKDLPNLQLLDLTGNTLDTAALLSCLDGLPSLKSLSLRHNSFNTSSLNHVFESVSPKLHSNLEVLDISGNYLSNDILASLEGFTSLKELNLAETQLDSDLNIQGLCSRLRNLEILDLSYNNFNHTDIGSALSGLSSLNSLYLINSQLSWRSIYNISKLSSLEKLHLGSNNLNESGSILRPFKENDTFKWPTNLQRLSLWSNGLSNRFVSFLRGLPHLQFLDLSHNQLEGSLDISGLSTLSNLTKLYLGDNDIHNFVAHQGPISLSRLDFLDLDWNMIDGDKLRESLRALSSSIRELSISANYLKGTIVADDFHDLRKLERLTLDGNNNMKNEFFKSIGNLTSLKTLSLSHCHINDTLPTADWSKMKKLEELYLIDNGFEGFLPDSFVNMTSLRKLELSQNNFIGRFDSKIATLTSLEEFGFIENQFEVPISFSSFVNHSNLIAIRGKGNKIILDSQHNLHTWIPKFQLRKLSLSSSIGTSSFQLPKFLLYQKDLIILEFTSLKLEGSFPHWLLENNTKLIEVTFRNCSLTGTMQLPLRPLLGLWNIDVSNNIIIGEIPRKNISSIFPNLENLNLSRNLIQGSIPREFGQMKLLTELDLSINQLSGEISDDIFEDGQQLTTLIFSNNKLEGSIFTIPANLKYLSLNDNNFSGKLPRRIFNTSIISLDISNNHFVGHIPRILTNFSGLSEFRMSNNHFQGFIPLELAQQLTDLSYLDLSQNNLTGLVPSFLNSSVKSIHLSNNHLIGLSKQMFNGNSPLVMLDLSYNEISGNIQDLTQDLSYTKLNFLLLKGNHINGDIPKQLCQLIYLTMLDLSDNKFSGEIPHCLGTMPFDNKNLDPLLKASKGSFIIEEYSQAPLASEYKKEKASFTSKRSTYTYIGSILIYMSGINLSQNKLKGNIPYELGNLTRIKTLNLSHNDLSGQIPNSFSNLEQIESLDLSFNKLNGQIPPKLNILISLEVLSVAHNNLSGPIPEWTNQFATFDESSYEGNPFLCGPPLLKSCNLSSTIIPNETNTHKGNDSLLDIYVFCMSFVVSYPLALIATIGALYINPYLRQAWFYYMELVSLNGYYFIVDNFCRLCSVRNI
- the LOC114183818 gene encoding receptor like protein 21-like isoform X1 — translated: MWMKRRMKSVVRLCFLIFLLLEAMWCCEGCWKEEREALLGINPLWDSSYFTPNVHTDCCEWDGVYCNSSTGRVAQLHLSYNYWNSDSEQYINYSEFSVLKDLKNLSLFGNIVGCVGGKDLPNLQLLDLTGNTLDTAALLSCLDGLPSLKSLSLRHNSFNTSSLNHVFESVSPKLHSNLEVLDISGNYLSNDILASLEGFTSLKELNLAETQLDSDLNIQGLCSRLRNLEILDLSYNNFNHTDIGSALSGLSSLNSLYLINSQLSWRSIYNISKLSSLEKLHLGSNNLNESGSILRPFKENDTFKWPTNLQRLSLWSNGLSNRFVSFLRGLPHLQFLDLSHNQLEGSLDISENDTFKWPTNLQHLDLSLNRLNNRFVSSLRGLSHLQFLDLSHNRLEGVLDVTGLSTLSNLTKLYLGDNDIHNFVAHQGPISLSRLDFLDLDWNMIDGDKLRESLRALSSSIRELSISANYLKGTIVADDFHDLRKLERLTLDGNNNMKNEFFKSIGNLTSLKTLSLSHCHINDTLPTADWSKMKKLEELYLIDNGFEGFLPDSFVNMTSLRKLELSQNNFIGRFDSKIATLTSLEEFGFIENQFEVPISFSSFVNHSNLIAIRGKGNKIILDSQHNLHTWIPKFQLRKLSLSSSIGTSSFQLPKFLLYQKDLIILEFTSLKLEGSFPHWLLENNTKLIEVTFRNCSLTGTMQLPLRPLLGLWNIDVSNNIIIGEIPRKNISSIFPNLENLNLSRNLIQGSIPREFGQMKLLTELDLSINQLSGEISDDIFEDGQQLTTLIFSNNKLEGSIFTIPANLKYLSLNDNNFSGKLPRRIFNTSIISLDISNNHFVGHIPRILTNFSGLSEFRMSNNHFQGFIPLELAQQLTDLSYLDLSQNNLTGLVPSFLNSSVKSIHLSNNHLIGLSKQMFNGNSPLVMLDLSYNEISGNIQDLTQDLSYTKLNFLLLKGNHINGDIPKQLCQLIYLTMLDLSDNKFSGEIPHCLGTMPFDNKNLDPLLKASKGSFIIEEYSQAPLASEYKKEKASFTSKRSTYTYIGSILIYMSGINLSQNKLKGNIPYELGNLTRIKTLNLSHNDLSGQIPNSFSNLEQIESLDLSFNKLNGQIPPKLNILISLEVLSVAHNNLSGPIPEWTNQFATFDESSYEGNPFLCGPPLLKSCNLSSTIIPNETNTHKGNDSLLDIYVFCMSFVVSYPLALIATIGALYINPYLRQAWFYYMELVSLNGYYFIVDNFCRLCSVRNI